Genomic window (Streptomyces liliiviolaceus):
CGAGGTAACCGATGTCGCCCGACCACTGCGCCCGGGAGAAGCCCAGAGTGGAGTCCCCGGCGGCGTAGACATTGGCGCCGAGACCGCCGACCACTTCTTCGAGTGCCGGAATGATCGAGTCCATGCGGGCGAACTTCGGAGTGAGCCCTTGGATCGAGCAGTGTTTGCAGCGGCGCCCCGGGCGTTTCCCCCATGTGCAACCGGCGTCCAGCGGCAGGGTGACCATGCGTTTGAGGTCGTAGTGATGGGCGTACCAGACATCGAAGGCCTTGTCGTAGTACCGCTCAAGCTGGTCCTCGATGAGCGTGTAGTCGGGGAGGATGCGGCGGTCGAGCGGATAGGTGGGGGCGGACTGATTGACGACCCGCGAGTTCTCGCGATAGGCGAGGGAAGGGACGCGTTTCAGGTCCAGTTGCCCACGTAACGCGTACAGGAGACCGAGCATGGTGAACGGGCCGTTGTTCCCGGTGCTGATGAAATCGACGAGGCGGTGGCCGTAATGGCCGGTGAGAATCTCCTGATGGAGGATTCCCGCATGATCGTTGCCGAACACGATCACCGCCGCGGGATTCACCCGCTTGATCTCGGCGGCGACGACGAAGGCCCACAGCGCGGTGGAGGTGTAGACGGTGAACGCCGCCACGTCCGGGGGGTCGGCCGCGATGGCGGCGCGTACGTCCTCCCAGTCGACATGGCTCAGGTCGAGGTAGGTCCAGGAGAGGTCGGGCAGGAACCGCTGCTGGTAGGTGATCATCTCGACCAGGCCGGAATGCGGGTAGACCGTGCCCTCGTTCTGGTACCGCTCCTGGCCGTCCACCCCGTCGACGAGGGCCCCGCCGCCCGAGTGGCCGCCCCGGTGGGCCGAGGTGAGGGGCAGAGCGATGTACCACACCGACCGGGCGGCGGAGGCCGGACGGCGTCCGGAGCCGGCACCGCCGGGTGGCGGGAACTCCCACTGGAACCGACCATCGATGCCGACGACCTCTTCCACCGGCTCCAAGCCCATCTCCATGACGTCTCCCACCGCAGTCGGCACCAAGGAGCCCCAGCGTCGCCACCCGCCCGGACCGTGTCACGCGCCGTTCCGCTGAGCGGACCGGCGTCGGGAGGGCTCCCCGCGAGGCGTGATCGCCCCGAGGCGAGGTGGCCTCCGCCCGGGGCGGGGGACACCGCTTCGGCGTCCGAACGGTACTTTCCGGCCAATTTTCCGCAGGGTCTCCCTTTCGACCGGCGAACGCACGGGACAGGAATGCACGACAGCCCGTGATCGTTCACGATGGAGTACCACCCGACGACGTAAGGATCGAAAGCTCGTGAGCAAGGTCCCCCCGATCACCCTGAACAACGGCGTCGAGATGCCCCAGCTGGGCTTCGGTGTCTGGCAGGTGCCGGACGACGAGGCCGAGCGAGCCGTCGCCACCGCGCTGGAGGCCGGGTACCGCAGCATCGACACCGCCGCGATCTACGGCAACGAAGAGGGCACCGGCAAGGGCCTCGCCTCCTCCGGCATCGCCCGCGAGGACCTCTTCGTCACCACCAAGCTCTGGAACGGCGAACAGGGTTACGACTCGACGCTGCGCGCCTTCGACGAGTCCCTGGAGAAGCTCGGTCTCGACTACGTGGACCTGTACCTCATCCACTGGCCGATGCCGGACCGGGGCAAGTACGTCGACACGTACAAGGCCTTCGAGAAGCTGCAGGCCGACGGGCGCGCCAAGTCCATCGGTGTCTCCAACTTCCACCCGGAGTACCTGGAGAAGCTGCTCGACGCGACGTCCGTCGTGCCGGTCCTCAACCAGGTCGAACTGCACCCGCACCTTCAGCAGTCCGCCTTGCGCGAGTTCCACGCCGAGCACGGCATCGCCACCGAGGCCTGGTCCCCGCTCGGCCAGGGCAAGGGCCTCCTGGAGGTCCCGGCCATCGTGGCCATCGCCCGCAAGCACGACCGTACGCCCGCCCAGGTCGTCCTGCGCTGGCACCTCCAGCTGGGCAATGTGGTGATCCCCAAGTCCGTGACACCGTCCCGGATCAAGGAGAACATCGACGTCTTCGGCTTCACGCTCGACGCCGAGGACATCGCCGCGATCACCGCCCTCGACGAGGGCCGCCGCCTGGGTTCCGACCCGGCGACGGTCAACGACTGAGCGCGCGGCAGCATGACCGGACGATGGAGCCGCCGCCCGGTCGGGCGGCGGCTCCATCGGTGTCCGCCAGGGGTTCGCCCGGCTCAGACCGGCTGACCGATCGGCCGTACGACCACGGTGTTGACGTC
Coding sequences:
- a CDS encoding B12-binding domain-containing radical SAM protein produces the protein MEMGLEPVEEVVGIDGRFQWEFPPPGGAGSGRRPASAARSVWYIALPLTSAHRGGHSGGGALVDGVDGQERYQNEGTVYPHSGLVEMITYQQRFLPDLSWTYLDLSHVDWEDVRAAIAADPPDVAAFTVYTSTALWAFVVAAEIKRVNPAAVIVFGNDHAGILHQEILTGHYGHRLVDFISTGNNGPFTMLGLLYALRGQLDLKRVPSLAYRENSRVVNQSAPTYPLDRRILPDYTLIEDQLERYYDKAFDVWYAHHYDLKRMVTLPLDAGCTWGKRPGRRCKHCSIQGLTPKFARMDSIIPALEEVVGGLGANVYAAGDSTLGFSRAQWSGDIGYLDELAERCAASPVLRDQRFLLAYGLVFEFLQSAKLCQGFVRTWNVGLEAFDPKLLKGDSKGINKGPDRVLEALELASELDYKIYVSGILGLPGTTRKQLREEVDSWLSLAETYRGTITTVSVAAPGVIPGSRMYWESFHAHPEVRAAHGEIIPARRLTELYVRTNTEVELADVEAAIADVGRGVIALGQESGHMKFGGYMLGGVDEDEAIERRLLDDICARL
- a CDS encoding aldo/keto reductase produces the protein MPQLGFGVWQVPDDEAERAVATALEAGYRSIDTAAIYGNEEGTGKGLASSGIAREDLFVTTKLWNGEQGYDSTLRAFDESLEKLGLDYVDLYLIHWPMPDRGKYVDTYKAFEKLQADGRAKSIGVSNFHPEYLEKLLDATSVVPVLNQVELHPHLQQSALREFHAEHGIATEAWSPLGQGKGLLEVPAIVAIARKHDRTPAQVVLRWHLQLGNVVIPKSVTPSRIKENIDVFGFTLDAEDIAAITALDEGRRLGSDPATVND